CAATGGTTGCTTCCACATGACAGCTTCAGACTTCCCTTTCTTCAAACCCGAATAACACTTGAGGCGCTTCGACTAGCAACAAACGCATCAATTGCGCCGAACGCTCCAGGGCTTGCAGCTGCTCGATCACCGAACCAAAACCGACGCATTCTTCATGTTGCGTATGCAGCCAATCGCTGCCCCACACCAACCGGCGAAGACCGAAGCTCTGTTCCAGCAACGGCAATGCCTCCCCGGCGAATTCGTGGTTCTGCTGAGGCGTTCCTGCCAACCGATAGATACCGGAGACTTTCATCCACATGCTCGCCTTTGCCCCAGTTCCAGTACCTTGGCAAATCCTGGCTGCTCGACACCCAAACGAGCATTCGGACGACCGAAGTGATCAATGACGAGTTTGAAGCCGAACGGGATCAGTTGACGAATCAACGTCGGCACATCGTCCACGTCACGATGCAGTTCGACATGCCAGTCCAGTTCAGCGATGTGGCCGAAAAAATCTCGTCGGGCTGTATCGCGAAAGTCAGGCAACACTTTGCCCATCAAGCTCAAGCGCACGCCGACCACGCCCTGTCGAGCCATAACGTTCAACGTATCGCGATTGACGCCTGGTTCAACTACCACCACGCCGCGCAACTGCGCTGGCGCCTGTTGCAACACCACCAACAAGTAACTGTTGTCGGCACCAAGAAAACTCGGCTGCACCAACACCCGATGACTCATCGCAGATGGCTTTGATATTCCCTCAGCGTGGCGTCGTAGCCAGGGGTATAGCGCCGGGCAGTGACCAGGTTCAGCGAGCGGCTGAACACATGAGCGTGGGAATCGATGCCGGTAATCGGCACAGAACAAATTTCAGACATGGGTTTCATCTATCGAAAGTAATGATTGTCAGGCTCGAGCGCGCTCGTTGCCGTTGACGCTGACAGGCACTGAGGTATTCGTGGTTTCGAGACTGCGACCACCGGTTTCCGGCAGACAAAGGGCGGCAACTACCGCAACGCCGTAGGCGATGCCCGCGTCGATGCCAATGGCAGAACCCAGCGACATGGAATCACTCATGTGGCCCACCAGGAACGGGAACACCGCCGAGAGCACGCGGCCGAAGTTGTAGCAGAAGCCCATACCCGCGCCGCGGACGTCCGCCGGGCACAGCTCGTTGAACAGCGCACCGAGGCTTGCCGGAATGCCGGCAGCGAAGAAACCGAGCGGCCTCCCGAGAAATAGCATCTGGGTGTTGGTCAGCGGCAGGAACACATAACACTGCACGAGCAGTGGGAACCCCGAGCCACTGAGACGTAAGCGGGAACGAGTATGAGGCGTAGGAGGATCGAAATCCTATCTGGTGGCTCAGACAAGAGCTTGGGGTCAACCAGTCAATGTATCAGGTTAGCTACTGAACGATGTCGGGATATTCTTCGGTGCTATCGGGCCAAGGCGTCAAAATCTTAAAGCCATCGTCAGTAACTGCCACCATATGCTCCCACTGAGCAGACAGGGATTGATCCTTGGTCACCACTGTCCAGCCGTCGGCTAGGGTTTTCACGTGGCGTTTACCCAAGTTCAGCATGGGCTCGATGGTGAAAATCATCCCGGCTTCCAGCTTCCGGCCTTGGCCTGGAAAACCGTAATGAAGGATCTGCGGCTCATCGTGGTAGATCTTGCCGATACCGTGACCGCAGTATTCGCGTACCACACTGAAACCGGCCTTTTCTGCGACCGTCTGAATGGCATGACCAATATCGCCCAGCGTAGCGCCGGGGCGCACGACTCGAATGCCAGCGCACATGGCTTCATAAGTCGTCTTGACAAGACGTCGAGCTTGGGCGCTGGGCTCGCCAACAAAGTACATGCGACTGGTATCGCCATACCAGCCATCCTTGATCACCGCAATGTCGATATTCAGAATGTCGCCATCCTTCAGAGCAGTAGCCGAAGGGATGCCATGGCAAACGACCTGGTTGACCGAAGTACACACGGTTTTCGGGAAGCCGTGATAGCCGACATTGCCCGGAATGGCCTTTTGCACGTTGATAATGTAATCGTGACAAAGCCGATCCAGTTCGTCGGTGGTGACCCCCGCTTTCACATGGGGAGCAATCATCGCCAGCACCTCGGCAGCTAGAGTACCGGCAATAAGTGATTGGGCTATTTCTGCCTGGGTATGAATAGGGACATTCGTCTTCATTATTCGGCCCTGGATGTGGCATGCGCCTGGGCGCTTTGCGGACTGTCTGCGAGTACGCAGAGCTGTTTCAAATCGAGGCCGCCAGCCAATTCGGCACGAATCATCATCCGGCAGATGTCGCTGTGATCCAGGTTAGGATGCAGCTCCGCAAGCATCCCGATTCGCATCCAGTGCTCGGCCTGAGCATTGATCGAGCGACTCAGGGCAGCGCTGGCGACACGCAGATGCTCATGCATGTCTTCTGAAATTTTTACGATGCCCATCGGCCTGCCCAATATGAAATGTATATGAATCGCATATTAGCCAATTTAAATGCGGCAGCGCAATCCAGCATGAGAAATAGGTCGATAGCGGCCAGTAACTATCAGTAGCCAAAGCCAGAAGCAGACCTTCGGATGTCTACGAAAGTAGGGGCGATTTAGAAGGAGCTAGTGCCTTAACTGAAAGCGTTTATCTATGTGTTCCCCTGCGGCTCACTGACTGGCGACAACGGCAATGACGCAATTATCTCCGCGTGGCAAACCTCGAGTATTTCATCAGCCAGAGAAGAATCATTTGGGCAGGCGCGCGACAACATGACCGCACCGATTGCATGCGCCAGTATGTCGATCATTTTTGCCCGTACCCCATCCTGCGGCGCGTCTTGCCTCGCTTTGTACTTTTCTTCGAGCGCTGCCAGCGTGCTTTCTACCCCGCTGGCAAAGGTGGCTTTCAACTCATCTGATTGACGCGCAGCGTCTCCACAAAGGGCCGCCATGGTGCAACCGCTGCCCCTGCCGTCTCGGTGATCCCTCGACACATACAAATCGATGAACTCAGCAACTTCGAGACCCTCGGAACTGGTCAGCGAATGCGAAAGACTGTTCGCTGCCGCTTCAGCCATCAAATCAGCCTTGGAGCCGAAGTGCTTGTAGAAACCGCCTTGTGTAAATCCGGCTGCTGCCATGAGTTCAGCCACCCCCACGCCATCGTAGCCACGCTCGCGAAACAACTCTGAAGCCGTCTCAACGATGTGGGCTCTATTGGCGAGCGATTGCGCCTTGGTGATTTTCATTTCCTGCGCCTCTGCATCTCAAAGCAATGCCCTCATCATACTCTGATGTCGATCATAATCAAAAGCGTTGACAGTTTTGAGTGTGATCGACATCATAAATGCGCCAACGCGAATCTTCCCTGGCACGGCGCATGTCGCCTTCATTAATCAACGAGTATGGAAACGATATGAACGATAAGACGTTATTTGAGCCGTACCCGCTCGGCTCGCTGACACTTTCCAACAGAATCGTGATGGCTCCGCTGACGCGTAATCGTGCGGGAGAAGGCTTCGTCCCGAGCGAGTTCGCTGCAACC
The Pseudomonas lini DNA segment above includes these coding regions:
- a CDS encoding TetR/AcrR family transcriptional regulator; this translates as MKITKAQSLANRAHIVETASELFRERGYDGVGVAELMAAAGFTQGGFYKHFGSKADLMAEAAANSLSHSLTSSEGLEVAEFIDLYVSRDHRDGRGSGCTMAALCGDAARQSDELKATFASGVESTLAALEEKYKARQDAPQDGVRAKMIDILAHAIGAVMLSRACPNDSSLADEILEVCHAEIIASLPLSPVSEPQGNT
- the map gene encoding type I methionyl aminopeptidase, coding for MKTNVPIHTQAEIAQSLIAGTLAAEVLAMIAPHVKAGVTTDELDRLCHDYIINVQKAIPGNVGYHGFPKTVCTSVNQVVCHGIPSATALKDGDILNIDIAVIKDGWYGDTSRMYFVGEPSAQARRLVKTTYEAMCAGIRVVRPGATLGDIGHAIQTVAEKAGFSVVREYCGHGIGKIYHDEPQILHYGFPGQGRKLEAGMIFTIEPMLNLGKRHVKTLADGWTVVTKDQSLSAQWEHMVAVTDDGFKILTPWPDSTEEYPDIVQ
- a CDS encoding ParD-like family protein translates to MGIVKISEDMHEHLRVASAALSRSINAQAEHWMRIGMLAELHPNLDHSDICRMMIRAELAGGLDLKQLCVLADSPQSAQAHATSRAE